CCCGGCCCCATACGCGAGACCGATCGTTAACCCGGCAACAAGCGTCATCGACGTGTTTCTCTCCATACCGAGGAAGCGGGTCGCAGGCGCAATCCAGCCTGAGAAGCGATCGAGCCACCCTCGTTCCCTTAAGTACTGCATGACAATCATGAGCGGAATAACAATCAATGCCAGTTGGACGATCCCCATGAAGGCCGTCTGAACTCCGTGAAAGATAATTGCTGACCAGCCTTCCGGATCAGCTGCCTGCTCAGGAGCGAGGCCGTATTGGGCGATTTCACTGCCGCCGTTCCAGACGAGGTTGACCGTCACCGCAGCAAGAAGTGCCAAACCCACGCGGACGCAGATAACGATCCACCAGCTGACTCCAACTTTCTTGGCAACCGTCGATTCAATTAATAGGTTGTGCGAGAAGGACAGCATGATTGCCATGATGAATACTTCTTTGACCGTGAATTCAAATGACAAGATTGCGGCTATTCCCGCATACAAGTTCAATGCATTACCTAAAACAAGTGGAACCGCCGCTTCTCCAGATAGACCAATCCACCGCATCATCGGTTCCAACCGATCAATGACCCAAGGTAAAACAGGGGTGTATTGAAGAATCGTTACAATCAACGTTACAGGAAAGATGACCTTCCCCAACGTCCATGTCAAATCGATCCCTTTTCGAGCCCCTCTTTTCGCAACACCCATCATGGCACATGCTCCTTTATTTTACTTTTTTTCCACTATAATATTTATCCGCCATTCCTGACTTCCTGCGATAAATGATCAGAATGACAGATAAGACAATCAGCACGATCGAAATGAACTGAGCTGTGCGGATTTCAGCAAATAGATACAGGCTGTCCGTCCGCATTCCTTCGATAAAATAGCGTCCGACGGAATACCAGATGACATAGCTCAGGAAAACTTCCCCTCGACGAGGATCGAATTTGTGACGAAGAATCAGCAATAAGATGAATCCGATGATGCTCCACAGGGATTCATAGAGGAACGTAGGATGATAGACGGTCCCTTCGATACACATCTGTTGATTAATAAAGTCGGGCAGATACTGCATGTAATTATTATAGAACGATTCAGAGACCGGGCCTCCGTGCGCTTCCTGATTCATGAAATTACCCCAGCGTCCGATTGCCTGTCCGAGAATGATGCTCGGTGCGGCAATGTCGGCCATCTGCCAAAAGGACAGCTTCTTCGCACGGGTATAAAGATAGGCGGTTAATACAGCTCCGATCAAACCGCCGTGTATAGCAATTCCGCCTTCCCATACGGCGAAAACTTTCCACCACGGCCCTCCCGCATACCGATCCCATTCAAACAGAACGTAGTAGGCACGGGCACAGATAATAGCTGCCGGAATCGCATAAACCACGATATCCACCATGTAATCTTTCTTTAAACCAAGTCGTTCCGTCTCCCTTGTTGCTATGAGCAGCCCAAGAAAGGCTCCGGTGGCGATAATCAACCCATACCAGTAGATGGTGAGAGGACCGAGCTGGAGGAACACCGGATTCAACGGTTCTGGTGTACAAACTTGCATGATGTATTTCCTCCTTTACTCCGTCTCTTTATCTTGGTCAATCACTTTAGTCAAACGTTCTGAGAACTCTTCTGCTGCATTGACGCCCATCCGTTTCAAACGGAAATTCATTGCTGCCACTTCGATGATAACAGCCAGGTTTCTTCCCGGTCGTACAGGAATGGTCGCCTTCGGAACTTCGACATCCATGATCTTCATCGTTTCTTCTTCGAGACCGAGACGGTCGTATTGTTTATTCTTATCCCAAAGCTCCAGATCAATGACAAGAGTGATTCGCTTGAAACTGCGGACAGCACCGGCACCGAACAATGTCATCACATTGATAATGCCGAGACCACGGATTTCCAATAGATGTTCAATCAAAGGGGGACTGTTCCCGATCAATGTATCGTAGTCTTCTTGACGAATCTCTACACTATCGTCCGCAACGAGCCTGTGCCCTCTCTTGACAAGTTCGAGCGCTGTTTCACTTTTACCGACGCCGCTTTGACCGGTAATCAGAACGCCGATACCATATATATCTACGAGTACACCATGAATTGCGGTGAATGGTGCGAATTTAGATTCAAGAAAATTTGTCAAACGGCTGATCACACGTGTCGTCTTGTACGGCGACCTCATTAATGGAACGCCGGCATCAATCGCTGCCTCACGAAGTTCTTCAGGTACATCCATTCCTCTGGTAATGACAATACCCGGCGTCAAATCCGTACACAGTTTTTCGGCACGCTCTTTTCTCTGTTCATGTGTCAACTCATTGAAGTAGGATAGTTCCGTCTTGCCCAATAGTTGGAGACGATCTTTTGGATAGAACTTGAAATACCCGGTCATTTCCACACCAGGTCTGGAAATATCACTCATATGTATTTCACGATGAATGCCGTCTTCTCCGGCTATCAATTCTAATTTAAACTGCTCTAATAAATCTTCTGTTCGGACCTTGCTCATCTCTCTAACAACCTCCTTATTCGTGAACCACTGTCCCCTATTGTAGCATGTTTTTTTAATTCTTGAATATTTAGTCCTGACTACAGAGTAATCCATAAAAAAAGCACAGGCTGTTTCGCCCGTGCTTCCATAGAACATTATTTTTTCATATCTTTGATCAGACTGTTCAATACCAGGTTGATAATGGAAATGATGATGGCAGAAATGATTGCCATTCCGAATCCATCAATATCAAAGGTACTGCCAAGCAGCGCATCTGTAAGCCAAAGTGTAATGGCGTTAATGACGAACAGGAAGAGTCCAAGAGATACGAGCGTAATCGGCAGCGTCAAGATAACCAATATTGGACGTACAATTGCGTTCAGGATCGATAAGATCAGCGCAGCGAGTAATGCCCCGCCCACCCCTTCAATTTGTACAGAATCAAACAGGGCACCGACAGCTATGATCGCTATGGCATTCACCAAGATATGCAGGAACCAATTCTTCACACTATCCACCTACCTATTTTTTTAGACAAGATCAGAGGATGGACGGCGGGGTGACGGTCACAGGCCCGGTCTTTGTCTCAGCCTCTATATGATATGTCTGGTCATATTGTTCGTAAGCTTCGAATTCCAGACGTTTGTTCATTACATCTTTCTTGTCTTTTAGAATCTTGTAGTTTTCCAACTCGCAATATACGTTCCCTATATTGCTTTTCAATAATCCTACTATTTTTCTTTCATTGGGTATGGAAACACGAATGCTTCCAGCAGTTGTCTTATAGAAGCCCGTATGAGCTTTATTGCTCAAATGATCCACTTTAATTTGTCCGCTTACGGTTGAAATATCACTC
This sequence is a window from Bacillus sp. SB49. Protein-coding genes within it:
- a CDS encoding nucleoside recognition domain-containing protein translates to MMGVAKRGARKGIDLTWTLGKVIFPVTLIVTILQYTPVLPWVIDRLEPMMRWIGLSGEAAVPLVLGNALNLYAGIAAILSFEFTVKEVFIMAIMLSFSHNLLIESTVAKKVGVSWWIVICVRVGLALLAAVTVNLVWNGGSEIAQYGLAPEQAADPEGWSAIIFHGVQTAFMGIVQLALIVIPLMIVMQYLRERGWLDRFSGWIAPATRFLGMERNTSMTLVAGLTIGLAYGAGLMIQAVKEDGVSKKDMTLAVIFLVSCHAVVEDTLVFIPLGIPVWPLLVIRLLTAVILTAVIGFVWNRLHQDRKDSTNEHTYHSL
- the lgt gene encoding prolipoprotein diacylglyceryl transferase; its protein translation is MQVCTPEPLNPVFLQLGPLTIYWYGLIIATGAFLGLLIATRETERLGLKKDYMVDIVVYAIPAAIICARAYYVLFEWDRYAGGPWWKVFAVWEGGIAIHGGLIGAVLTAYLYTRAKKLSFWQMADIAAPSIILGQAIGRWGNFMNQEAHGGPVSESFYNNYMQYLPDFINQQMCIEGTVYHPTFLYESLWSIIGFILLLILRHKFDPRRGEVFLSYVIWYSVGRYFIEGMRTDSLYLFAEIRTAQFISIVLIVLSVILIIYRRKSGMADKYYSGKKVK
- the hprK gene encoding HPr(Ser) kinase/phosphatase, translating into MSKVRTEDLLEQFKLELIAGEDGIHREIHMSDISRPGVEMTGYFKFYPKDRLQLLGKTELSYFNELTHEQRKERAEKLCTDLTPGIVITRGMDVPEELREAAIDAGVPLMRSPYKTTRVISRLTNFLESKFAPFTAIHGVLVDIYGIGVLITGQSGVGKSETALELVKRGHRLVADDSVEIRQEDYDTLIGNSPPLIEHLLEIRGLGIINVMTLFGAGAVRSFKRITLVIDLELWDKNKQYDRLGLEEETMKIMDVEVPKATIPVRPGRNLAVIIEVAAMNFRLKRMGVNAAEEFSERLTKVIDQDKETE
- a CDS encoding phage holin family protein — its product is MKNWFLHILVNAIAIIAVGALFDSVQIEGVGGALLAALILSILNAIVRPILVILTLPITLVSLGLFLFVINAITLWLTDALLGSTFDIDGFGMAIISAIIISIINLVLNSLIKDMKK